From one Rhodovulum sp. ES.010 genomic stretch:
- a CDS encoding glycosyltransferase family 2 protein: MRMRGETAAMGLAGPRCVPVYSPAMTWRYRASVLLWAATVLYFWSWWFQPEHNIGWVRYGIITLAVGWIMFLQLYFLNAMLRAVRPVGDLSGLGSPRVAVVVTKSPAEPFEVVRRTLEGMLAQDFPHDTWLADEDPAPDTLAWCAANGVKVSTRKGRADYHRAEWPRRTRCKEGNLAFFYDQFGYDRYDFVSQLDADHVPQPGYLREVLRPFLDPRVGYVSAPSICARNERESWAARMRLHHEGMFHGILQAGYSNGWAPMCIGSHYAVRTRALREIGGLGPELAEDHSTSMMMNAHGWRGVHAFDAIAIGDGPVTFSDMLTQEFQWSRSLVTLLLRHTPRYFRGLGPVLKFQFLFSQLWYPMFALFMLATTLVPVSAVLFDMRYADVTYPAFIAHSLPVVLAFVLIAYQLKADGLFRPTDAKVIGWEKALFQCAQWPWVLWGCLMAVRDSVTGRFVDFRITPKGASATAKLPLRVVAPYAVIAAVCILPVLIVDDCENAAGFYLLCLFNAVLYLAVLAVAIMHHIWENGVDLLSNLRVYGPQVAATVGIAGLMVAAGWLRGMQSVHYLSAGLGPYQFTKVEFLVSGAGQGGGKAMHYSLDLPFTRRDWEPPVK, translated from the coding sequence ATGCGCATGCGCGGTGAGACCGCCGCCATGGGCCTTGCCGGGCCTCGGTGCGTGCCGGTCTACAGCCCGGCGATGACGTGGCGCTACCGCGCCTCGGTCCTGCTCTGGGCGGCGACCGTGCTTTACTTCTGGTCCTGGTGGTTCCAGCCGGAGCACAACATCGGTTGGGTCCGCTACGGGATCATCACGCTGGCGGTGGGCTGGATCATGTTCCTCCAGCTCTACTTCCTGAACGCGATGCTGCGCGCGGTGCGGCCTGTGGGCGATCTCTCCGGGCTCGGCAGCCCGCGCGTCGCGGTGGTGGTGACGAAAAGCCCCGCCGAGCCCTTCGAGGTGGTGCGCCGCACGCTGGAGGGGATGCTGGCGCAGGATTTCCCGCACGACACCTGGCTTGCCGACGAGGACCCCGCGCCCGACACGCTGGCCTGGTGCGCGGCCAACGGCGTGAAGGTCTCGACCCGTAAGGGCCGGGCCGACTATCACCGGGCGGAATGGCCGCGGCGCACCCGCTGCAAGGAGGGCAACCTCGCCTTCTTCTATGACCAGTTCGGCTACGACCGGTACGACTTCGTCTCGCAGCTCGATGCCGACCACGTGCCGCAGCCCGGCTACCTGCGCGAGGTCCTGCGACCGTTCCTAGACCCGCGCGTCGGCTATGTCAGCGCGCCGTCGATCTGCGCGCGCAACGAACGCGAAAGCTGGGCGGCGCGGATGCGGCTGCACCACGAGGGCATGTTCCACGGCATCCTGCAGGCGGGCTATTCCAACGGCTGGGCGCCGATGTGCATCGGCTCGCATTACGCGGTGCGGACGCGGGCCTTGCGCGAGATCGGCGGGCTGGGCCCGGAACTGGCCGAGGACCACTCCACCTCGATGATGATGAACGCCCATGGCTGGCGCGGCGTGCATGCCTTCGACGCGATCGCCATCGGCGACGGGCCGGTGACCTTCTCCGACATGCTGACCCAGGAATTCCAGTGGTCGCGCAGCCTGGTGACGCTGCTGCTGCGCCATACGCCGCGCTATTTCCGAGGTCTCGGGCCGGTCCTCAAGTTCCAGTTCCTGTTCTCGCAGCTCTGGTATCCGATGTTCGCGCTGTTCATGCTGGCGACCACGCTGGTTCCCGTGAGCGCCGTTCTGTTCGACATGCGCTATGCGGATGTCACATATCCCGCCTTCATCGCCCACAGCCTGCCGGTGGTGCTGGCCTTCGTGCTGATCGCCTATCAGCTCAAGGCCGACGGGCTGTTCCGGCCCACCGACGCCAAGGTCATCGGCTGGGAAAAGGCGCTCTTTCAATGCGCGCAATGGCCCTGGGTGCTCTGGGGCTGCCTGATGGCGGTGCGCGACAGCGTGACCGGGCGCTTCGTCGATTTCCGGATCACGCCGAAGGGCGCGTCGGCCACGGCCAAGCTGCCCTTGCGGGTGGTGGCGCCCTACGCGGTGATCGCGGCGGTCTGCATCCTGCCCGTGTTGATCGTCGACGACTGCGAGAACGCCGCCGGCTTCTACCTGCTGTGTCTTTTCAACGCAGTGCTCTACCTGGCCGTTCTCGCCGTCGCGATCATGCATCATATCTGGGAGAACGGCGTGGACCTGCTGTCGAATCTGCGCGTCTACGGGCCGCAGGTGGCGGCGACGGTCGGGATCGCGGGGCTGATGGTTGCGGCGGGCTGGCTGCGGGGCATGCAGAGCGTGCACTACCTCTCGGCCGGGCTCGGTCCCTATCAGTTCACCAAGGTCGAATTCCTGGTCTCCGGCGCGGGCCAGGGCGGCGGCAAGGCCATGCATTACTCGCTCGACCTTCCCTTCACGCGCCGTGACTGGGAACCGCCCGTGAAATAA
- a CDS encoding DUF1513 domain-containing protein — MTTRRGFLAGLVATGLAPRPTWAEAGDPAYLGAARRPDGSYALFGLSAAGEALFDVPLPDRGHAAAAHPHRPEAVAFARRPGTFAVVVDCVTGAVRARLEAAPGRHFYGHGAFSADGALLFTPENDYEAARGVIGVRDTRAGYVRVGEFESGGVGPHEIRLMPDGETLVVANGGIETHPDSGRAKLNIPLMRPNLAYMGLDGRPRETVELPPELHRNSIRHLAVGADGLVGFAMQWQGDLAEAPPLVGLHRRDEAVRLLVAEGAEQRAMEGYAGSIALSPATGQVAISSPRGGRAQFFDTASGRHVGTFLGPDICGLAEAADGVLTSAGSGRVSLAGPEGGRWNRDHRCQWDNHLVALPRTMRV, encoded by the coding sequence ATGACCACGCGCCGCGGATTCCTGGCCGGCCTGGTGGCCACGGGCCTCGCTCCCAGACCGACCTGGGCGGAGGCGGGCGACCCCGCCTATCTCGGCGCCGCGCGCCGCCCCGATGGCAGCTACGCGCTGTTCGGGCTGTCGGCGGCGGGCGAGGCGCTGTTCGACGTGCCGCTGCCGGATCGCGGACACGCGGCCGCGGCCCACCCCCACCGGCCCGAGGCCGTCGCCTTCGCGCGCCGGCCGGGGACCTTCGCGGTTGTGGTCGATTGCGTGACCGGCGCGGTGCGCGCCCGGCTGGAGGCGGCGCCGGGCCGGCATTTCTATGGCCATGGCGCGTTTTCGGCCGATGGCGCGCTGCTGTTCACGCCCGAGAACGACTACGAGGCGGCGCGCGGCGTCATCGGTGTCCGGGACACGCGCGCCGGCTATGTCCGGGTAGGCGAGTTCGAGTCGGGCGGTGTCGGCCCCCACGAGATCCGGCTGATGCCCGACGGCGAAACGCTGGTCGTCGCAAATGGCGGGATCGAGACCCACCCCGACTCGGGGCGGGCGAAGCTGAACATTCCCCTGATGCGTCCGAACCTCGCCTATATGGGGCTCGACGGTCGGCCGCGCGAGACGGTCGAACTGCCGCCCGAGCTGCACCGCAATTCCATACGGCATCTCGCGGTCGGAGCGGACGGGCTGGTGGGCTTCGCGATGCAGTGGCAGGGCGACCTGGCCGAGGCGCCACCGCTTGTCGGCCTCCACCGCCGGGACGAGGCGGTGCGACTGCTGGTGGCCGAAGGCGCGGAGCAGCGCGCGATGGAGGGCTATGCCGGCAGCATCGCGCTGTCCCCCGCCACGGGGCAGGTCGCGATCTCTTCGCCGCGGGGCGGCCGGGCGCAGTTCTTCGACACGGCAAGCGGCCGGCATGTCGGCACGTTCCTTGGCCCGGACATCTGCGGTCTGGCCGAGGCGGCGGACGGTGTGCTGACGAGTGCGGGAAGCGGGCGCGTCTCGCTCGCCGGCCCCGAGGGCGGACGCTGGAATCGCGACCATCGCTGCCAGTGGGACAACCACCTCGTGGCGCTGCCCCGTACCATGCGAGTCTAG
- a CDS encoding imelysin family protein codes for MLRGLMLVLALMWFKAASAEVPLDKIVGDHVIAGFARLAEEGAALDAVAAERCAPGDAALRNAWAGAFDAWLRVSHLRFGPTETDDRAFALAFWPDSRGATPRALSGLIAERDPVIEEPDAFATVSIAARGFYAMEFLLHDPAFAGDEAAAYRCALVRAIARDIAAVSRAILADWRTDYAASIRTAGRNETYRSREEAAQEFFKALSGGLQFTSDTRLGRPLGTFERPRPTRAEARRSGRSLHHVALSLAGTRELALLLAADHPGIAARIGDAYDRAFALADELNDPVFAGVETPAGRLRVEILQQAIDRIREIVARELGPTLGVAAGFNALDGD; via the coding sequence ATGTTGCGCGGACTGATGCTGGTCCTGGCGCTCATGTGGTTCAAGGCCGCCTCGGCCGAGGTGCCGCTGGACAAGATCGTCGGGGACCACGTCATCGCGGGGTTCGCGCGCCTTGCCGAGGAGGGCGCCGCGCTTGACGCCGTCGCGGCCGAGCGGTGCGCGCCGGGGGATGCGGCGCTGCGCAATGCCTGGGCCGGGGCGTTCGATGCGTGGCTGCGTGTCTCCCACCTGCGCTTCGGGCCCACCGAAACCGACGATCGGGCCTTTGCCCTGGCGTTCTGGCCCGATAGCCGGGGTGCCACCCCTAGGGCCCTGTCGGGCCTGATCGCCGAGCGCGACCCGGTCATCGAGGAGCCCGACGCGTTCGCGACCGTGTCGATCGCCGCGCGGGGCTTCTACGCCATGGAATTCCTGCTCCATGATCCGGCCTTCGCCGGGGACGAGGCGGCCGCGTACCGCTGTGCGCTGGTCCGGGCCATCGCCCGCGACATCGCGGCGGTGTCCCGGGCGATCCTCGCCGACTGGCGCACGGACTATGCCGCGTCGATCCGCACCGCCGGCCGCAACGAGACCTACCGCAGCCGCGAGGAGGCCGCGCAGGAGTTCTTCAAGGCGCTGTCCGGGGGGCTGCAATTCACCTCCGACACCCGGCTCGGCCGCCCGCTCGGCACGTTCGAGCGCCCGCGCCCGACCCGTGCCGAGGCGCGCCGGTCGGGGCGGTCGCTGCACCATGTCGCGCTGTCGCTGGCGGGAACGCGCGAGCTTGCGCTGCTGTTGGCCGCGGACCACCCCGGGATCGCCGCCCGGATCGGCGACGCCTACGACCGCGCCTTCGCGCTGGCGGACGAGCTGAACGATCCTGTCTTCGCGGGCGTCGAGACGCCCGCAGGGCGGCTGCGGGTGGAGATCCTGCAACAGGCGATCGACCGGATCCGCGAGATCGTCGCGCGGGAGCTTGGCCCCACGCTGGGCGTCGCGGCCGGATTCAATGCCCTGGACGGAGACTGA
- a CDS encoding UDP-glucuronic acid decarboxylase family protein: MPEKTVLVTGGAGFIGSHLCDRLSADGVRVICVDNLATGNLERIAHLVGRESFRFVRHDVEMPFDPGEPVSEIYNLACPASPAQYGRDPIRTFRTNVLGAMNVLELAAAQGARILQASTSEIYGDPDRSPQPETYFGNVNTMGPRACYDEGKRGAETLFYHYRHERGVDTRIARIFNTYGPRMARDDGRVVSNLIVQALTGARLTIYGSGEQTRSFCYIDDLVEGLVRLMAAPASCQGPVNLGNPAEFTVLDLAEMVLAKTGSASGLVFRPLPEDDPQQRRPDISRARHILDWTPTVGLGEGLDRSIAYFAELVHQGKTGE; this comes from the coding sequence ATGCCGGAAAAGACTGTATTGGTAACGGGTGGGGCCGGGTTCATCGGCTCGCATCTCTGCGATCGGCTGAGTGCGGACGGGGTGCGGGTCATCTGCGTCGACAATCTTGCAACCGGCAACCTGGAGAGGATTGCCCATCTGGTGGGCCGCGAGTCCTTCCGCTTCGTGCGGCACGATGTCGAAATGCCCTTCGACCCGGGCGAGCCGGTGTCGGAGATCTACAATCTCGCCTGTCCGGCCTCGCCCGCCCAGTACGGCCGCGACCCGATCCGCACCTTCAGGACCAACGTTCTCGGCGCGATGAACGTGCTGGAGCTGGCCGCCGCGCAGGGCGCGCGCATCCTTCAGGCGTCGACCTCCGAAATCTATGGCGACCCCGATCGGAGCCCGCAGCCCGAAACCTATTTCGGCAACGTCAACACCATGGGCCCCCGGGCCTGCTATGACGAGGGCAAACGGGGCGCCGAGACGCTGTTCTACCACTATCGCCACGAGCGCGGCGTCGACACGCGGATCGCGCGCATCTTCAATACCTACGGTCCGCGAATGGCGCGCGACGATGGCCGCGTGGTCTCGAACCTCATCGTCCAGGCCCTCACCGGCGCGCGGCTGACCATCTACGGCAGCGGCGAGCAGACCCGGTCGTTCTGCTATATCGACGATCTGGTCGAGGGGCTGGTGCGCCTAATGGCGGCGCCGGCGAGTTGCCAAGGGCCCGTGAACCTCGGCAATCCGGCCGAGTTCACGGTGCTGGACCTGGCCGAGATGGTGCTTGCCAAGACCGGATCGGCCTCCGGGCTGGTGTTCCGCCCGCTGCCCGAGGACGACCCGCAGCAGCGGCGCCCGGATATCTCGCGTGCCCGGCACATTCTCGACTGGACGCCGACGGTTGGCCTGGGTGAGGGGCTCGATCGGTCGATCGCGTATTTCGCCGAGCTCGTGCACCAGGGCAAGACCGGGGAATGA